A genome region from Sphingobium sp. WTD-1 includes the following:
- a CDS encoding response regulator receiver domain, producing MELEAFEARFADAVERSFRDDAIRTAVLIDDQFPDYLRMSDATDEEFSEIARAKHIYGFMHAKGLICDIQNWRVPDDMDVHLLDKARKSDLILLDYQLGAAGSKTALKILRHLAVSSHFNLVVLYTAEANANTALTVATAMRGLAPVQDDTAPSPEILEAAEDILAEERFYEIDAPGLRDYLTDGKIGWNNDLRQSMQTAGIHLSNLKSLADYVARQWIATLVDDYEPDASELPLGLNIGPDQPMWVHCGSCFVAIVQKLPSSSEEDEGEYVWGRLGSALRAWKPNIYRLILSEIQNALELEAVAHHENWLDDDLSLGLGLYLLESDEAASGVLSPSDIEGSAQSLIDRFVDIIRRRLATHDGISRTANDLLSARLSTTLGTAPAGESARRIRARELAHIAADRSIDWQQKVVPAVNAFMVSDAFRGGHVTTGTVLRDADDAFWLCASPACDLVPREDGPIVVQLIKLEKTGAPPERFTPGEFVVVGSTREITILRALDKKGRQPALTMLVLPGGTRVSRDGGRATTSGWFATEAGLRAASAAQGFPAAAAPEAAAPAQEIPAPVGENANALDIEALPELPGEAAQADAPFVLEIVAQLRSAFATRFLMAAGQHQSRIGVDYVDP from the coding sequence GTGGAGCTTGAAGCGTTCGAGGCGCGCTTTGCCGATGCGGTCGAAAGGAGCTTTCGCGACGACGCAATCCGCACCGCCGTCCTGATCGATGATCAGTTTCCGGACTATCTCCGGATGAGCGATGCCACTGACGAAGAGTTCAGCGAGATCGCGCGCGCAAAGCACATATATGGCTTCATGCACGCCAAGGGTCTCATCTGCGATATCCAGAACTGGCGCGTCCCGGACGACATGGACGTGCATCTTCTCGATAAGGCGCGAAAGAGCGACCTAATTCTCCTTGATTACCAGCTCGGTGCAGCCGGATCGAAGACGGCGCTCAAGATTCTGCGCCATCTCGCGGTGTCGTCGCACTTCAATCTGGTGGTGCTGTATACCGCCGAGGCTAACGCCAACACGGCGCTGACTGTGGCGACCGCAATGCGCGGGCTTGCCCCGGTTCAGGACGACACGGCGCCGTCTCCGGAAATTCTCGAAGCGGCCGAGGATATCCTTGCAGAGGAGCGCTTTTATGAAATCGACGCACCGGGGCTGCGTGACTATTTGACCGACGGCAAGATCGGCTGGAACAACGACCTGCGCCAGTCCATGCAGACCGCCGGAATCCATCTCTCCAACCTCAAGAGTTTGGCTGATTATGTTGCCCGGCAATGGATCGCGACCCTCGTTGACGACTATGAGCCTGATGCAAGTGAGCTTCCTCTCGGTCTGAACATCGGGCCCGACCAGCCTATGTGGGTGCATTGCGGAAGCTGCTTCGTAGCGATCGTCCAGAAGCTGCCATCGAGTTCCGAGGAGGACGAGGGAGAATACGTTTGGGGGCGGCTGGGTTCGGCGCTGCGTGCGTGGAAGCCGAACATTTACCGCCTGATTCTGTCCGAAATCCAGAATGCGCTGGAGTTGGAGGCCGTCGCGCATCACGAGAACTGGCTGGACGATGACCTGTCACTCGGGCTCGGACTTTATCTCTTGGAGAGCGACGAGGCCGCAAGCGGAGTATTGTCGCCGTCGGATATCGAGGGCTCGGCACAAAGTCTGATCGACCGCTTCGTAGACATCATCAGGCGGCGGCTTGCGACCCACGACGGTATATCCAGGACCGCCAACGATCTTCTCAGCGCCCGGCTTTCCACGACGCTTGGCACGGCGCCGGCCGGCGAGAGCGCCCGACGTATCCGTGCCCGCGAGCTGGCACATATCGCGGCGGATCGAAGCATCGATTGGCAGCAGAAGGTCGTGCCGGCCGTAAATGCCTTCATGGTATCGGATGCCTTCAGGGGCGGTCACGTTACGACGGGAACCGTCCTGCGGGACGCGGATGACGCCTTTTGGCTGTGCGCGTCACCGGCATGTGACCTCGTCCCGCGCGAGGACGGGCCGATCGTCGTCCAGCTAATCAAGCTGGAGAAGACCGGGGCACCGCCCGAAAGGTTCACGCCTGGGGAATTTGTCGTGGTCGGAAGCACGCGTGAGATCACGATCTTGCGTGCGCTCGACAAGAAGGGACGGCAGCCGGCATTGACGATGCTCGTCCTTCCCGGCGGCACGAGGGTAAGCCGCGACGGCGGGCGTGCAACCACCAGCGGTTGGTTCGCTACTGAGGCTGGCCTTCGCGCTGCCTCCGCGGCGCAGGGATTCCCAGCCGCAGCCGCCCCCGAGGCTGCAGCACCAGCGCAGGAGATCCCCGCTCCGGTCGGGGAAAATGCAAATGCGTTGGACATCGAAGCTCTGCCCGAACTTCCGGGCGAGGCGGCGCAAGCAGACGCGCCTTTTGTCCTCGAAATTGTTGCACAGTTAAGGAGTGCGTTCGCGACACGCTTCCTGATGGCGGCGGGGCAGCATCAATCCCGCATCGGCGTCGACTACGTCGATCCCTGA
- a CDS encoding ATP-binding protein — translation MTDTDQTGRSLERAAENVSFRTRARTIDHLGRGQIADAPTAVSELWKNAWDAYATQVSLNIFDGDPAVAAVFDDGIGMSAQDFVEKWLVIGTESKIDGPPPAPPADFTGSARERQGEKGIGRLSAAFLAPATLVLSQQADGPISAVLVDWRLFENPFLSLDQITLPVRTFGKRGEVAVGLRAMATAILDNLGERSATGDLILSPDWQRYTAAEQAAGARSTAEAMIDFWSEMPISARHLEEWPVFADLASHGTALYLLGAHHELSVWLGSAPDDDEAKEVKQRLKDILTGFTDTLSAAPVVFDYEVLAYHGDVPRRILASSDVFDLSDFRELEHSVEGAFDEAGVFRGKIRAFGEDLGERIIPPPRSLPPARSDRPGPFAFAIGTFEQVAMASTHNAKRHQDLMELVDRYGGVRVYRDGLRVMPYGSADADFFSLEETRQKHAGRYFWAHRRSFGRLAFTRAGNPALKDKAGREGLVENRASRELRLLVQALLIKLARDYFGTDSPEREERIAETKKRNIKGRKAAEQARKRRRGEFRTYLADAIKRMPQLAERAKSISSRLEDVKQPASKDTVAMMRAEVELARAELAALTPLDVPNTLGDAESRYRTFRDELDEASDLILLSDQALREMEATVGASSPREVAAAARDRHEKALNELLSGFQGDIREGIKAITSNWTSNLEDDRTRYERATTPLLRKLSQDTDLNDLLGLLETVRRELEDEFNDRYRPIVRNIRTIIEGVDAEMALATIDEDREELDRRVRDLNAVAQLGITVEIIGHELEALDSEVSRNLEKLPDTAKKTLAFTRAMDAHRSLTEKLRFLSPLQLAGARLRETITGKAIVDYVRDFFGPVFTDGGIRLESTPAFDSIRFTELKSRIYPVFINLVNNAVYWVGRSEERVIRFDFVDGKIVVGDTGPGIDRDDVWRLFQLFYTRRSSGRGVGLYLSRVNLEAGRHAIRYATEEDPHILPGANFIIEMRGLEGGA, via the coding sequence ATGACCGATACGGATCAAACCGGCCGGTCGCTGGAACGGGCTGCGGAGAACGTTTCCTTCCGAACGCGTGCGCGAACGATCGATCATCTCGGGCGCGGTCAGATCGCCGACGCTCCGACGGCGGTCAGCGAGCTTTGGAAGAATGCGTGGGATGCCTACGCGACACAGGTATCGCTCAATATCTTCGACGGTGACCCGGCCGTTGCCGCAGTCTTCGACGACGGTATCGGCATGTCGGCGCAGGATTTCGTCGAGAAGTGGCTCGTCATCGGTACCGAATCAAAGATTGATGGCCCACCGCCGGCGCCACCGGCCGATTTCACCGGCTCCGCACGCGAGCGGCAGGGCGAAAAAGGAATCGGACGTCTGTCGGCCGCTTTTCTCGCGCCGGCGACTCTTGTTTTGTCACAACAGGCAGATGGTCCGATTTCGGCGGTTCTGGTCGATTGGCGCCTTTTCGAAAACCCGTTCCTGTCACTTGATCAGATCACATTGCCTGTACGTACATTCGGCAAGCGCGGCGAAGTGGCCGTTGGGCTGCGGGCGATGGCAACGGCGATACTCGACAATCTCGGGGAGAGATCTGCCACAGGCGACTTGATCCTGTCACCCGATTGGCAGCGTTACACCGCCGCCGAACAGGCGGCGGGTGCACGATCGACCGCAGAGGCCATGATCGACTTCTGGTCGGAGATGCCGATTTCCGCCCGACACCTCGAAGAGTGGCCCGTCTTCGCGGATTTGGCCTCACATGGTACCGCACTGTATCTACTTGGTGCCCACCATGAACTGTCGGTCTGGCTTGGCTCCGCGCCGGACGACGATGAAGCGAAGGAGGTCAAGCAAAGGCTCAAGGATATTTTGACCGGCTTCACCGACACGCTGTCGGCTGCGCCGGTCGTGTTCGATTATGAGGTTCTCGCCTATCATGGAGATGTTCCGCGTCGTATCCTTGCTTCCTCGGATGTGTTCGATCTCTCCGATTTCCGAGAACTTGAACATAGCGTCGAGGGCGCCTTCGACGAGGCCGGAGTTTTCCGCGGCAAAATCCGGGCGTTCGGTGAGGATTTAGGCGAACGCATCATTCCGCCCCCGCGGTCGTTGCCCCCGGCAAGATCGGATCGGCCGGGTCCCTTTGCATTTGCGATCGGTACGTTCGAGCAGGTCGCGATGGCCTCAACGCACAATGCCAAGCGGCATCAGGATCTAATGGAACTCGTCGACCGGTACGGTGGGGTTCGGGTGTATCGCGACGGCTTGCGCGTGATGCCATACGGCTCAGCCGACGCCGACTTCTTTTCACTGGAAGAAACTCGCCAGAAGCACGCTGGACGCTACTTTTGGGCCCACCGACGGAGTTTCGGACGACTTGCCTTCACGCGCGCCGGAAATCCCGCGCTAAAGGACAAGGCTGGCCGCGAAGGCCTGGTCGAGAACCGAGCGAGCCGCGAGCTTCGTCTCCTCGTCCAGGCCCTGCTCATCAAACTGGCCAGAGATTATTTCGGAACAGACTCTCCGGAACGCGAAGAGCGCATCGCGGAGACCAAGAAGCGAAACATCAAGGGTCGCAAGGCGGCCGAGCAGGCGCGTAAACGTCGGCGGGGCGAATTCAGGACTTACCTCGCCGACGCGATCAAACGCATGCCGCAATTGGCTGAGCGAGCGAAGAGCATCTCTTCACGATTGGAAGATGTGAAACAGCCGGCTTCGAAGGACACGGTCGCGATGATGCGCGCCGAGGTCGAGTTGGCTCGCGCGGAATTAGCCGCGCTGACGCCTCTCGACGTCCCGAACACGTTGGGCGACGCTGAATCGCGCTACCGAACGTTCAGGGACGAACTGGATGAAGCCAGCGATCTTATCCTGCTGTCCGACCAAGCGCTCCGCGAGATGGAGGCCACGGTCGGTGCGTCTTCGCCTCGTGAGGTCGCTGCAGCCGCCAGGGATCGGCACGAGAAAGCACTGAACGAACTTCTCTCGGGGTTCCAAGGTGACATCCGTGAGGGTATCAAGGCGATCACATCCAATTGGACATCCAATCTTGAGGACGACCGGACGCGATACGAGCGAGCGACGACTCCCCTGTTGCGCAAGCTGTCGCAAGACACCGATCTGAACGATCTTCTCGGCCTGTTGGAAACGGTGCGGCGCGAGCTGGAAGACGAATTCAACGACCGGTACCGGCCGATTGTCCGTAATATCCGGACCATAATCGAAGGCGTGGACGCGGAGATGGCGCTCGCCACGATTGACGAGGATCGGGAAGAACTCGATCGCCGGGTTCGTGACCTGAACGCGGTCGCACAGCTCGGAATCACGGTCGAGATCATCGGACATGAGCTTGAAGCGCTCGACAGTGAGGTGAGCCGTAACTTGGAGAAGCTGCCGGACACGGCCAAGAAGACGCTGGCCTTCACCCGGGCGATGGACGCGCATCGGTCACTCACCGAAAAGCTACGCTTCCTCTCACCTCTCCAACTGGCCGGCGCCCGGTTGCGAGAGACGATCACCGGCAAGGCTATCGTTGATTATGTCCGCGATTTCTTCGGGCCGGTCTTCACGGACGGGGGCATCCGGCTTGAGAGTACGCCAGCTTTCGACTCGATCCGCTTCACCGAACTCAAATCACGCATCTACCCGGTGTTCATCAACCTCGTGAACAACGCCGTTTATTGGGTCGGACGGTCGGAAGAGCGAGTGATCCGCTTCGATTTTGTCGATGGCAAGATCGTTGTCGGTGACACCGGCCCCGGTATCGACCGGGATGACGTCTGGCGTCTTTTTCAGCTGTTCTACACGCGCCGCTCTTCCGGTCGCGGCGTCGGACTGTATCTGTCCCGGGTGAACCTTGAGGCTGGCCGCCATGCGATCCGTTACGCGACCGAGGAAGATCCGCACATTCTGCCCGGCGCAAACTTCATAATTGAGATGAGGGGGCTGGAAGGTGGAGCTTGA
- a CDS encoding very short patch repair endonuclease translates to MSRVGGKDTAPELYVRRALHAVGLRFRLHRRDLPGKPDMVLPRHRTVVLVHGCFWHGHDCPRGARPQSNQEFWAAKLDRNIDRDHSTRIRLEALGWHVETVWECALDLGVERIVRRLQPSADTRASER, encoded by the coding sequence ATGTCACGCGTCGGCGGCAAGGATACGGCGCCCGAATTATATGTTCGACGCGCGTTGCATGCCGTCGGGCTCCGCTTTCGCCTTCATCGTCGCGACCTTCCCGGAAAGCCCGATATGGTCCTCCCGCGGCATCGCACCGTCGTCTTGGTCCATGGATGCTTTTGGCATGGCCATGACTGCCCGCGAGGTGCTCGGCCTCAATCAAACCAGGAGTTTTGGGCGGCGAAGCTCGATCGCAACATCGACCGCGATCACAGCACGCGAATACGCCTGGAAGCGCTCGGTTGGCACGTCGAAACAGTATGGGAATGTGCGCTCGACCTTGGAGTGGAGCGGATAGTGCGCCGACTTCAGCCATCGGCCGACACAAGGGCGTCAGAGAGATAA